One Methylocaldum marinum DNA window includes the following coding sequences:
- a CDS encoding EAL domain-containing protein: protein MPLQQLVEYFNQWFTEEQGLTQPPLQLNGTRVEGRFGTVHIGSVLQPVRLAESPALVIGHDASSLIPDAPHGSDSPLREEAWNNGPNIVNFDRLTRTVHMLNYLPLAHENGYLFLHVHPQHVLAVKRDHGAYFEGIIERCGLSTRRVVITLQISPIYDRHLVLLLARMRNYRDRGYSTAIKFDARTGEGFIERYCIEFLYRFTPDFVRFDTRFFPKPARDAENYRRRSSLLLAVRRLDTQLLIEGVNNEADADLAKLLQADLVKGSHYERNFVPTTDRNLADTACY, encoded by the coding sequence ATGCCATTGCAGCAACTCGTCGAATATTTCAATCAGTGGTTCACCGAAGAGCAAGGATTAACCCAACCACCGCTCCAGCTCAATGGCACGCGGGTCGAAGGACGCTTCGGGACCGTGCATATCGGCAGCGTTCTACAACCGGTGCGCCTGGCCGAATCGCCGGCGCTCGTGATCGGCCACGATGCGTCCTCGCTCATACCCGACGCGCCCCATGGTTCGGATTCGCCGCTCCGTGAGGAAGCTTGGAATAACGGTCCGAACATCGTGAACTTCGATCGTCTGACCCGTACGGTGCATATGCTCAATTACCTTCCGCTCGCCCATGAGAACGGCTATCTGTTCCTCCATGTTCATCCGCAGCACGTTCTTGCCGTGAAGCGCGACCATGGTGCCTATTTCGAAGGCATCATCGAGCGCTGCGGGCTCTCGACCCGCCGCGTGGTCATTACGCTGCAGATCAGCCCGATCTACGATCGCCACCTCGTTCTGTTGCTCGCACGCATGAGAAATTACCGCGACCGCGGCTACTCGACGGCGATCAAATTCGACGCCCGCACCGGCGAAGGCTTCATCGAACGGTATTGCATCGAGTTCCTCTACCGCTTCACGCCCGATTTCGTGCGGTTCGACACCCGTTTTTTCCCGAAACCGGCCCGCGATGCGGAAAATTACCGCAGGCGCTCTTCCCTGCTCCTGGCTGTTCGCCGCCTCGACACCCAGTTACTGATCGAAGGCGTCAATAACGAGGCCGATGCCGACCTCGCAAAGCTGCTGCAAGCCGATTTGGTCAAGGGTAGCCACTACGAGCGGAATTTCGTTCCTACCACGGATCGCAATCTTGCGGATACGGCGTGTTATTGA
- a CDS encoding FAD/NAD(P)-binding protein, protein MTAASGDRVQSDGTIAIVGAGFAGTMVSVHLLRRASDPLRIILIERHPERFCRGVAYSTREDCHLLNVRAGDMSAFPNYPDDFLQWALDRQHDLAGSFPGHEVSPHAFLPRRIYGEYLHGVFKRALAGARPGVDLALVYDEVVDIVASDGLQILKLRSGNMIQAHRVVLALGNFPPADPPVADDSFYRSTRYWRNPWLERGSPITNRDEACLIIGSGLTMVDLAISLHDRDFQGRIHVVSRHGRLPPVHCASSENLCRVDFGEEPLTVRSLLRRFRTQLRTGQGWRSLISAVRPCTALIWSSLPLREKRRFLRHLRTFWDNHRHQLAPVAAEKLHVMIDSGRLTVHAGRVERFVEDEHGVDVTIRLRGSGERKVLRVDRVVNCTGSECDYRKLKHPLTENLIRRGMAVPDFLSFGLAVAPDGALINAEGCASEFLFTLGPPRKGTLWETTAVPEIRGQALQLAERLLTSLPRHAAARVREPAEPVASVRD, encoded by the coding sequence ATGACAGCTGCAAGCGGCGATCGCGTTCAATCGGATGGCACTATCGCCATCGTCGGAGCCGGCTTCGCCGGTACCATGGTCTCCGTTCATCTTCTGAGGCGGGCCAGTGATCCGTTGCGGATCATACTGATCGAGCGTCATCCTGAGCGATTCTGTCGCGGCGTCGCTTATTCCACCCGCGAGGATTGCCATTTGCTCAATGTACGGGCGGGCGATATGAGCGCTTTTCCGAATTACCCGGACGACTTTCTGCAGTGGGCTCTCGATCGACAACACGACTTAGCCGGTTCTTTCCCAGGACACGAAGTTTCTCCACACGCGTTTCTTCCGAGGCGTATTTACGGCGAATATCTGCACGGGGTGTTCAAGCGGGCGCTGGCCGGTGCGCGTCCGGGTGTCGACCTGGCCCTTGTGTACGACGAGGTGGTAGATATTGTCGCTAGCGATGGCTTACAGATCCTCAAGCTGCGAAGCGGGAACATGATCCAGGCACACCGGGTCGTGCTCGCTCTGGGTAATTTCCCGCCGGCGGACCCGCCCGTAGCCGATGACTCGTTTTACCGGAGCACCCGTTATTGGCGTAATCCGTGGCTGGAGCGCGGGTCTCCGATCACAAACCGAGACGAGGCCTGTTTAATTATCGGATCGGGTTTGACCATGGTCGATCTGGCCATTTCGCTTCACGACCGTGATTTCCAAGGTCGGATCCACGTGGTTTCTCGGCATGGGCGGCTACCTCCGGTTCATTGCGCCTCTTCGGAAAACCTGTGCCGGGTTGATTTCGGCGAGGAGCCCCTCACAGTCAGGTCGTTGCTGCGACGGTTTCGCACGCAATTGAGGACCGGTCAGGGTTGGCGGTCGCTTATCAGCGCGGTACGGCCTTGCACCGCACTGATTTGGAGCTCGCTTCCTCTCCGGGAAAAACGGCGTTTTCTCCGTCACCTTCGGACATTCTGGGACAATCACCGGCACCAACTCGCGCCGGTCGCCGCAGAAAAATTGCATGTAATGATCGATTCCGGTCGGTTGACGGTTCACGCCGGACGAGTAGAGCGCTTCGTCGAAGACGAGCACGGGGTCGATGTAACTATACGCTTGCGCGGAAGCGGCGAACGAAAGGTCTTACGGGTGGATCGCGTCGTCAATTGCACCGGGTCGGAATGCGATTACCGAAAGCTCAAGCATCCGCTTACCGAGAATCTCATTCGGCGAGGAATGGCAGTGCCCGATTTCCTGTCCTTCGGGCTGGCGGTTGCGCCCGACGGAGCCTTGATCAACGCGGAAGGATGCGCTTCCGAGTTTCTTTTCACGCTTGGTCCGCCCCGAAAAGGAACCCTTTGGGAAACGACTGCTGTTCCCGAAATCCGGGGTCAGGCTCTGCAGCTGGCGGAACGGCTGTTGACGTCTCTGCCTCGTCATGCCGCAGCGAGAGTGCGAGAGCCGGCCGAACCGGTCGCTTCGGTTCGGGACTGA
- a CDS encoding sulfate/molybdate ABC transporter ATP-binding protein, which yields MSIEIKNVEKSFGGFKALKNISLDIGSGELAALLGPSGCGKTTLLRIIAGLEAPDSGSILFHGEDATDRHIRDRQVGFVFQHYALFRHMTVFENIAFGLRVRPRRQRPPEREIRLKVNDLLKLVQLDWLADRYPGQLSGGQRQRIALARALAVEPKVLLLDEPFGALDAKVRKDLRRWLRRLHDELHVTSVFVTHDQEEALEVADRVVVLNEGRIEQIGTPDQVYEHPATPFVYQFLGDVNLFHGRVHDGHARIGETDPEPADSPEQPESAVFYVRPHEIEILRDRGVGTIAARINDIRPLGATVRIELERIDGRGAVEVELTRDQFARKNFREGEQVHLQPKRLRTFDARVKPADPLEAANL from the coding sequence ATGAGCATCGAAATCAAAAACGTCGAAAAATCGTTCGGCGGCTTCAAGGCTTTGAAGAACATCAGCCTGGACATAGGCAGCGGCGAACTGGCGGCGCTGTTGGGACCCTCCGGCTGCGGCAAGACCACCCTGCTGCGCATTATCGCGGGGCTCGAAGCACCCGATTCGGGGTCCATCCTGTTTCATGGCGAGGATGCGACCGATCGCCATATCAGGGACCGCCAGGTCGGATTCGTGTTCCAGCATTACGCCTTGTTCCGGCACATGACGGTATTCGAGAACATTGCCTTCGGACTCCGTGTCCGACCAAGAAGGCAGCGACCGCCGGAGCGAGAAATCAGACTCAAGGTGAACGATTTGCTGAAACTGGTGCAACTGGACTGGCTGGCCGATCGCTATCCGGGCCAATTGTCCGGCGGGCAACGCCAGCGTATCGCCCTGGCCCGGGCCTTGGCGGTGGAGCCCAAGGTGCTGCTTCTCGACGAGCCGTTCGGCGCTCTCGACGCCAAGGTCCGCAAGGACTTGCGGCGCTGGCTAAGACGTCTGCACGACGAATTGCACGTCACCAGCGTATTCGTCACCCACGATCAGGAAGAAGCTCTCGAGGTTGCCGACCGGGTGGTTGTGCTGAACGAAGGACGGATCGAACAAATCGGCACGCCCGACCAGGTATACGAACATCCGGCAACACCCTTCGTTTACCAGTTTCTGGGCGACGTCAACCTGTTCCACGGGCGCGTTCACGACGGCCATGCCCGCATCGGCGAGACCGATCCGGAGCCGGCCGATTCCCCGGAACAACCGGAATCCGCCGTTTTTTACGTACGTCCCCATGAAATCGAGATCCTCAGGGACCGCGGCGTCGGCACCATCGCCGCCAGGATCAACGACATCCGCCCGCTCGGAGCCACCGTTCGCATCGAACTGGAACGCATCGACGGCCGCGGCGCCGTGGAAGTCGAGCTGACACGGGATCAGTTCGCCCGCAAAAATTTTCGCGAAGGCGAACAAGTCCACCTTCAGCCGAAAAGACTCAGAACCTTCGACGCCCGTGTAAAACCGGCTGATCCGTTGGAAGCCGCCAATCTGTAG
- the cysK gene encoding cysteine synthase A translates to MSHWYEDNSLSIGRTPLVRLNRVTDGAPATVLAKIEGRNPAYSVKCRIGAAMVRDAERRGLLGPGKELVEPTSGNTGIALAFVAAARNLPLTLTMPETMSLERRKLLAAYGARLVLTEGARGMSGAVAQAEAIAASDPERYVLLQQFSNPANPAIHEQTTGPEIWNDTEGAIDIFVSGVGTGGTITGVSRYIKQTRGKPIVSVAVEPAASPVLTQQRTGQPLKPSPHKIQGIGAGFVPKNLDLSLVDEIEQVTNEEAVDYARRLAREEGILSGISCGAAVAAAVRLAKQARHEGKTIVVVLPDSGERYLSSILFEGVFDANGFAL, encoded by the coding sequence ATGTCACATTGGTACGAAGACAATTCGCTTTCCATCGGACGCACGCCTCTGGTACGGCTCAACCGCGTCACCGACGGAGCGCCCGCGACAGTGCTGGCGAAAATCGAAGGACGCAACCCCGCCTATTCCGTCAAATGCCGTATCGGCGCCGCCATGGTCCGGGATGCCGAGCGCCGCGGACTGCTGGGGCCGGGCAAGGAACTGGTGGAGCCGACCAGCGGCAATACCGGCATAGCGCTGGCCTTCGTGGCGGCGGCCCGCAATCTACCGCTCACGCTGACCATGCCGGAAACCATGAGCCTAGAACGCCGCAAGCTGCTGGCCGCTTACGGCGCCAGGCTGGTGCTGACGGAAGGCGCGCGCGGCATGAGCGGAGCGGTGGCCCAGGCGGAAGCCATCGCCGCATCCGATCCGGAGCGCTACGTTCTCCTCCAGCAGTTCAGCAACCCGGCGAATCCGGCCATCCACGAGCAAACCACGGGGCCCGAAATCTGGAACGATACCGAAGGCGCCATCGATATTTTCGTATCCGGGGTCGGCACCGGCGGCACCATCACCGGCGTTTCGCGCTACATCAAGCAAACCCGCGGCAAACCGATCGTATCGGTCGCCGTGGAACCTGCGGCAAGTCCCGTACTCACCCAGCAGCGCACCGGCCAGCCTCTGAAACCCTCGCCCCACAAGATCCAGGGGATCGGGGCCGGCTTCGTTCCGAAGAACCTCGATCTCTCCCTCGTGGACGAGATCGAACAAGTCACCAATGAAGAAGCGGTCGATTACGCGCGCCGCCTCGCCCGCGAGGAAGGCATCCTGTCCGGCATTTCCTGCGGGGCCGCCGTGGCGGCGGCGGTACGCCTGGCCAAGCAAGCGCGGCACGAAGGCAAAACCATCGTCGTCGTGCTGCCCGACTCCGGCGAACGCTACCTCAGCTCGATCTTGTTCGAAGGCGTGTTCGACGCCAACGGATTCGCCTTATGA
- a CDS encoding family 2A encapsulin nanocompartment cargo protein cysteine desulfurase: MTTSPNIGNKGDAAVRPGSIPNPDADHTGEWENAAFGGKFPPEAAALAKLAGELFATLPGQTAPTVTGPASPGQIGSPALPPPPAAGLPGEAELRALPGALTGATAPSPLPIVPTPAPVFVESPSFYFLDSVRATPPRAVPALNLAPRGGLDPASFGGHPVSPGNTLPGDPSVPNLPAAAASPAVAAAPASGTSLYFLDDARSFARTPATPPAGSTEFRPETLAGLASAHPAFDVHAVRRDFPILEERVHGRPLVWLDNAATTQKPQAVIDRLAYFYRHENSNIHRGAHELAARATDAYEAARDKAARFLHAASSDEIVFVRGASEAINLVAQSWGRRHIGKDDEIVITWLEHHANIVPWQQLCLEVGARLRVAPVDDLGRVMLDEYEKLLGPRTRLVAFSQVSNALGTVTPAREMIEIAHRYGARVLVDGAQAVSHLRVDVQTLDSDWYVFSGHKVFGPTGIGVLYGKLDLLNTMPPWQGGGNMIRDVSFEQTLYQPAPARFEAGTGNIADAVGLGAALDYLERIGLENVSRYEHELLLHATRGLAGIPGLRIIGTAPDKAGVISFVLEGIRSEAVGEALNREGIAVRSGHHCAQPILRRFGVESTVRPSLALYNTREEIDALVVAVRRIGEGSSVLRY; this comes from the coding sequence ATGACTACAAGCCCGAATATCGGAAATAAGGGCGACGCTGCCGTCAGGCCGGGTTCGATACCGAATCCGGACGCGGACCATACCGGGGAATGGGAAAACGCGGCTTTCGGCGGGAAATTCCCGCCGGAGGCCGCGGCGCTCGCAAAACTCGCCGGCGAGTTGTTCGCGACCCTGCCCGGCCAGACGGCTCCGACCGTGACCGGTCCGGCATCGCCAGGGCAGATCGGCTCGCCGGCCTTGCCTCCGCCACCGGCAGCCGGGCTGCCCGGCGAGGCCGAACTTCGCGCGTTGCCCGGCGCGCTGACGGGCGCAACGGCACCCTCGCCGCTGCCAATCGTCCCCACGCCGGCCCCAGTCTTTGTCGAATCGCCTTCTTTCTACTTCCTGGACTCGGTCCGGGCGACGCCGCCCCGCGCGGTGCCGGCCTTGAACCTCGCACCCCGCGGCGGGCTGGACCCCGCTTCTTTCGGAGGCCACCCGGTATCGCCGGGTAACACGCTGCCGGGAGATCCATCCGTTCCGAATCTCCCGGCAGCCGCGGCATCACCCGCGGTTGCCGCAGCCCCGGCTTCCGGAACCTCGCTCTACTTTCTCGATGACGCGCGCTCGTTCGCCCGGACACCCGCAACGCCCCCGGCCGGTTCGACCGAGTTCCGGCCCGAAACATTGGCCGGTCTCGCTTCCGCGCATCCGGCGTTCGACGTGCATGCCGTGCGCCGCGACTTTCCGATCCTGGAAGAACGCGTGCACGGCCGCCCCCTGGTCTGGCTGGACAACGCCGCCACGACCCAGAAGCCGCAAGCGGTCATCGACCGCCTCGCTTATTTCTACCGGCACGAGAACTCCAACATCCACCGGGGAGCCCACGAGCTGGCGGCGCGCGCCACCGACGCCTACGAGGCGGCTCGCGACAAGGCGGCGCGGTTTCTCCATGCCGCCTCCAGCGACGAGATCGTGTTCGTCCGCGGCGCCTCCGAAGCCATCAACCTGGTCGCCCAGTCATGGGGCCGCCGCCATATCGGCAAGGACGACGAAATCGTGATTACCTGGCTGGAGCACCATGCCAATATTGTTCCCTGGCAGCAATTGTGTCTCGAAGTGGGTGCCCGCCTGCGCGTCGCCCCGGTGGATGACCTCGGCCGTGTAATGCTGGACGAGTACGAAAAGCTGCTCGGCCCGCGCACCCGGCTGGTGGCCTTTTCCCAGGTATCGAACGCCCTGGGCACGGTGACGCCGGCTCGGGAAATGATCGAGATCGCGCACCGCTATGGCGCAAGAGTGCTGGTGGATGGTGCCCAGGCGGTTTCCCATCTTCGGGTGGACGTGCAAACCCTGGACAGCGACTGGTATGTGTTCTCGGGCCACAAGGTGTTCGGTCCCACCGGGATCGGCGTGCTGTACGGCAAGCTCGATCTGCTCAATACCATGCCTCCCTGGCAGGGCGGCGGCAACATGATCCGGGACGTCAGTTTCGAGCAAACGCTCTACCAGCCGGCTCCCGCACGTTTCGAAGCGGGCACCGGCAATATCGCCGATGCGGTGGGACTTGGCGCGGCACTCGATTATCTGGAACGGATCGGGCTCGAGAACGTGTCCCGCTACGAGCACGAACTGCTTCTCCATGCCACGCGGGGGCTCGCCGGCATACCCGGCTTGCGGATCATCGGTACCGCTCCGGACAAGGCCGGGGTGATCTCTTTCGTACTGGAAGGGATTCGCTCGGAAGCGGTCGGCGAAGCGCTCAACCGGGAAGGTATCGCAGTCCGCTCCGGGCATCATTGCGCACAGCCGATTCTGCGCCGTTTCGGTGTCGAATCCACCGTGCGACCGTCACTCGCACTCTACAACACCCGCGAAGAGATCGATGCGCTGGTGGTTGCCGTGCGGCGCATCGGGGAGGGCAGCAGCGTGCTGCGGTATTGA
- a CDS encoding family 2A encapsulin nanocompartment shell protein — protein MAENQHAHIALSDVAARQLANATKTVPQMVSITPRWLVHLLPWVGVEAGIYRLNKVKDESRVLTACSQLDERELPETFVDYEENPREYFLSSVTTVVDIHTRVSDLYSSPHDQIQQQLRLAIETIKERQESELLYNQDYGMLNNVVPEQRIQTLTGAPTPDDLDELISIVWKEPAFFLAHPKAIAAFGREATRRGVPPPTVTLFGTPFLTWRGIPLIPTNKLKIVDGKTQILLLRTGESRQGVVGLYQPGISGEQGLGLAVKFMGIDRKAIASYLISLYCSLVILTDDAIGVLDNVEVGKYHDYKPEYRK, from the coding sequence ATGGCAGAAAATCAGCACGCTCATATAGCGTTGAGCGACGTGGCGGCCCGCCAGCTCGCCAACGCCACCAAAACCGTCCCGCAGATGGTGTCCATCACCCCGCGCTGGCTGGTCCATCTACTGCCCTGGGTGGGCGTCGAAGCGGGTATTTACCGACTGAACAAGGTCAAGGACGAGTCGCGGGTCCTGACCGCCTGCTCCCAGCTCGACGAGCGGGAGTTGCCGGAGACCTTCGTCGATTATGAAGAAAATCCGCGCGAGTATTTTCTGAGTTCGGTAACCACCGTGGTCGACATCCACACCCGGGTGTCCGATCTGTACAGCAGCCCCCACGACCAGATCCAGCAGCAGCTGCGCCTGGCCATCGAGACCATCAAGGAACGCCAGGAAAGCGAGCTGCTCTACAACCAAGATTACGGCATGCTCAACAACGTGGTTCCGGAACAGCGGATCCAGACGCTGACCGGCGCCCCCACGCCCGACGATCTGGATGAACTGATTTCGATCGTCTGGAAGGAGCCCGCGTTTTTTCTCGCCCATCCCAAGGCGATCGCCGCGTTCGGACGCGAGGCCACCCGCCGCGGGGTGCCGCCGCCCACCGTCACCCTGTTCGGCACGCCGTTCCTCACCTGGCGCGGCATTCCGCTGATCCCGACCAACAAGCTGAAGATCGTCGACGGCAAGACGCAAATTCTGCTGCTCCGCACCGGCGAGAGCCGGCAAGGCGTGGTGGGTCTCTATCAACCGGGCATCTCCGGCGAGCAGGGTCTCGGACTCGCGGTGAAGTTCATGGGCATCGATCGCAAGGCGATCGCCTCGTACCTGATTTCGCTGTACTGCTCATTGGTGATCTTGACCGATGACGCGATCGGGGTGCTCGATAACGTGGAAGTGGGGAAATACCATGACTACAAGCCCGAATATCGGAAATAA
- the cysT gene encoding sulfate ABC transporter permease subunit CysT, with translation MKRQSVLPGFSITLGFTLTYLSLIVLVPLSATFLKSATLGWDGFWAVITTPRVLASYKLTFGAALAGACINAVFGLLVAWVLVRYEFFGKKFVDAVVDLPFALPTAVAGIALATLYSSKGWIGQLFSPLGVKIAYTPIGVILALTFIGLPFVVRTVQPVLEDFETELEEAAASLGADRWQIFQKVILPTLLPALLTGFALAFARAVGEYGSVIFIAGNIPMVSEITPLLIITKLEQYDYPGATALAVSMLAVSFGLLLAINGLQHWSQLRRA, from the coding sequence CTGAAAAGGCAAAGCGTGCTGCCCGGATTTTCGATCACCCTGGGATTCACCTTAACTTACCTGAGCCTCATCGTGCTGGTGCCGCTATCGGCAACTTTCCTGAAAAGCGCCACCCTGGGCTGGGACGGATTCTGGGCGGTGATCACCACGCCGCGGGTATTGGCTTCTTATAAGCTGACGTTCGGTGCCGCCCTGGCCGGCGCCTGCATCAACGCGGTATTCGGGCTGTTGGTGGCCTGGGTCCTGGTCCGCTACGAGTTTTTCGGCAAGAAATTCGTGGATGCCGTCGTGGACTTACCGTTTGCCCTACCGACCGCGGTCGCCGGCATCGCCCTGGCGACGCTGTATTCGAGCAAAGGCTGGATCGGACAACTGTTTTCCCCGCTGGGCGTCAAGATCGCGTACACGCCGATAGGCGTGATCCTTGCCTTGACCTTCATCGGTCTGCCCTTTGTCGTTCGCACGGTTCAGCCGGTGCTGGAAGATTTCGAGACCGAACTCGAGGAAGCGGCGGCCAGCCTCGGCGCCGACCGCTGGCAGATCTTTCAGAAGGTCATCCTGCCGACCTTGCTCCCGGCGCTATTGACCGGATTTGCCCTGGCCTTCGCCCGCGCCGTCGGGGAGTACGGGTCGGTCATTTTCATTGCCGGCAATATTCCGATGGTATCCGAAATCACGCCGCTGCTGATCATCACCAAGCTGGAACAGTACGACTACCCCGGCGCCACGGCTCTGGCGGTTTCCATGCTGGCCGTGTCGTTCGGCCTGTTGTTGGCCATCAACGGCCTTCAGCACTGGAGTCAGCTGCGCCGCGCCTGA
- a CDS encoding RBBP9/YdeN family alpha/beta hydrolase has translation MQNPVLILPGLGNSDSEHWQTRWENNNPAFRRVQQRDWDAPVCEEWLEQLEIAVADSGPQTVLVAHSLGCLLVAHWAQQTLHRIHGALLVAPPDPAQPSFPPRVRGFSPVPAAAFPFPSTVVASPDDPYASSAYARRCAADWGARFVEIEPCGHINASSGLGDWEEGFELLRHLIDNGGQAELPRVSTSSASGLG, from the coding sequence ATGCAAAACCCGGTTCTCATTCTCCCCGGCCTCGGCAACTCCGATTCCGAACACTGGCAAACCCGTTGGGAGAACAACAATCCCGCGTTCCGACGGGTTCAGCAAAGAGACTGGGACGCACCGGTCTGCGAAGAATGGCTGGAACAGCTGGAAATTGCGGTGGCGGATTCCGGACCGCAAACCGTGCTCGTCGCCCACAGCCTGGGCTGTCTCCTGGTTGCCCACTGGGCACAGCAAACCCTTCACAGGATCCACGGCGCCCTACTGGTGGCGCCTCCCGATCCCGCGCAGCCGAGCTTTCCACCCCGGGTCCGGGGATTTTCGCCGGTGCCCGCCGCGGCCTTTCCGTTTCCCAGCACGGTCGTCGCCAGCCCCGATGATCCCTACGCCAGCTCGGCGTATGCCCGGCGCTGCGCGGCGGACTGGGGCGCGCGCTTCGTCGAAATCGAGCCGTGCGGGCATATCAACGCGTCAAGCGGCTTGGGTGACTGGGAGGAAGGGTTCGAATTGCTGCGCCACTTGATCGACAACGGGGGTCAGGCAGAGCTTCCTCGAGTCTCCACTTCCTCCGCGAGCGGATTGGGATGA
- the epsC gene encoding serine O-acetyltransferase EpsC, giving the protein MNAPTSGTEAKPVAYPHWEIDSIVADLRSLRVKSLENRNRGDRPPKLPSRKALIGILDGLSAALFPNRLGAPGLTEEGVDYFVGHTLFASLRSLHDQVLLELRFAAEAAGTNGNDPDREAAEISRHFAARLPQVRALLETDIAAAYQGDPAARTIDEVLVCYPGITAITYHRLAHALHRLGAPLVARIISDISHSATGIDIHPGAEIGDSFFIDHGTGVVIGETSIIGRRVRLYQAVTLGAKRFPADENGVLIKGNARHPIVEDDVVIYAGATILGRVTIGCGSTIGGNVWLTRSVPPGSNVTQAQTRSEVFDAGAGI; this is encoded by the coding sequence ATGAACGCCCCAACGTCCGGAACGGAAGCGAAACCTGTGGCGTATCCGCATTGGGAGATCGATTCGATCGTCGCGGACCTTCGCAGCTTGCGGGTCAAATCGCTGGAAAACAGGAACCGCGGAGACCGGCCGCCCAAGCTGCCGTCGCGCAAAGCCTTGATCGGCATCCTGGACGGCCTGTCCGCCGCCTTGTTCCCGAATCGGCTGGGCGCGCCGGGACTCACCGAGGAAGGCGTCGACTACTTCGTGGGCCATACGCTTTTTGCGAGTTTGAGGTCGCTGCACGACCAGGTACTCCTGGAATTGCGCTTCGCTGCCGAAGCGGCCGGCACGAACGGCAACGATCCGGACCGGGAGGCCGCCGAGATCAGCCGGCATTTCGCCGCGCGTCTTCCCCAGGTGAGAGCGCTCCTGGAAACCGATATCGCCGCCGCCTACCAGGGAGACCCCGCCGCGCGAACCATCGACGAGGTGCTGGTTTGCTATCCGGGAATCACGGCCATCACCTATCACCGGCTCGCCCACGCGCTGCATCGGCTCGGTGCGCCGCTGGTCGCCCGCATCATTTCCGACATCTCGCATTCGGCGACCGGCATCGATATCCATCCGGGAGCGGAAATCGGCGACAGTTTTTTCATCGATCACGGCACCGGGGTGGTCATCGGGGAAACCTCGATCATCGGCCGGCGGGTGCGCTTGTATCAAGCGGTCACCCTGGGAGCCAAGCGTTTTCCGGCGGACGAAAACGGCGTCCTGATCAAAGGAAACGCCCGCCACCCCATCGTCGAGGACGACGTGGTGATTTATGCCGGCGCGACCATCCTCGGCCGGGTCACCATCGGCTGCGGATCGACCATAGGCGGCAATGTCTGGCTCACGCGCAGCGTACCGCCGGGAAGCAATGTTACACAGGCACAAACCCGGAGCGAAGTCTTCGACGCCGGTGCCGGCATTTGA
- the cysW gene encoding sulfate ABC transporter permease subunit CysW, producing MSSIALTSPISRSAGRTRREPAPVRWLLIGLALLFLTGFLFLPLAVVFTQALSKGWAAYGAALIEPNALSAMRLTLLAAAIAVPLNLVFGVAAAWAIAKFQFRGKSLLMTLIDLPFSVSPVVSGLIYVLLFGLQGWLGPWLQDHDIKLIFAVPGIVLATIFVTFPFVARELVPLMQAQGSEEEEAAIVLGASGWQTFWRVTLPNIKWGLLYGVILCNARAMGEFGAVSVVSGHIRGMTNTVPLHVEILYNEYNSTAAFAVASILALLALLTLAAKTLVEWQLHRR from the coding sequence ATGTCTTCAATCGCCCTAACTTCACCGATAAGCCGGTCCGCCGGCCGCACCCGCCGCGAACCGGCACCGGTGCGCTGGCTGCTGATCGGCCTTGCCCTGCTTTTTCTGACCGGCTTTCTATTCCTGCCCTTGGCCGTGGTTTTCACCCAGGCCCTGAGCAAAGGCTGGGCGGCCTACGGAGCGGCACTGATCGAGCCCAATGCGCTTTCCGCCATGCGGCTGACCCTGCTCGCCGCCGCCATCGCGGTGCCGCTGAACCTGGTGTTCGGCGTCGCCGCGGCCTGGGCGATCGCCAAATTCCAGTTTCGCGGAAAAAGCCTGTTGATGACCCTGATCGACCTTCCGTTCTCGGTATCGCCGGTGGTATCCGGGTTGATCTACGTACTGCTGTTCGGCCTCCAGGGCTGGCTCGGCCCGTGGCTGCAGGATCACGACATCAAGCTGATCTTCGCCGTGCCGGGTATAGTCCTGGCCACGATTTTCGTGACCTTCCCGTTCGTGGCCCGCGAACTGGTCCCGCTCATGCAGGCGCAGGGCAGCGAGGAAGAAGAAGCCGCCATCGTCCTGGGTGCTTCCGGCTGGCAGACTTTCTGGCGAGTCACCCTGCCCAACATCAAATGGGGATTGCTGTACGGCGTGATCCTCTGCAACGCCCGCGCCATGGGCGAATTCGGCGCGGTCTCGGTGGTGTCGGGCCACATTCGGGGAATGACCAACACCGTCCCGCTGCACGTGGAAATTCTGTACAACGAATATAACAGCACGGCGGCCTTCGCGGTGGCGTCCATCCTGGCGCTGCTCGCCTTGCTGACGCTGGCGGCCAAGACCCTGGTGGAATGGCAATTACACCGGCGATAG